The genomic region GTTCAATCACGCGCTACAGATGCCTGGTGTCAGCGGCCTGATCAATCTGTCCACCGACGCCGGCCGCGCCATGGCCGACCGGATGGTCAGCGTGCAGGCGCAGATCATCGCCTTCGCGCACGACTACCAGCTGGTGATGCTCTTCATCCTCTGCACCATCCCGCTCGCCCTGTTGATCGGCTCGACCAAGGCGACGCTGCGCAAGCAGGCGGCGGGGCCGGAGCATGCGGTGATGGAGTAGACGCGCTCGATCGACAATCTCCGCTGTCGTCCCGGACAAGCGTCAGCGCCGATCCGAGACCCATAGCCACCAGCAGATGTGGTTTCGGGCACCCGGAGTTATCACTTTCGCAACACGACTGCATTCCGGGAGTATGGGTCCCGGATCGGCGCGCGCTTTGGGCGCGCTTGTCCGGGACGACATCGGCATTGTAGCGCCGCCTACCCCAACAGCTCCTCGCAGCCCAAATCGTCCACGGCCGCAAACACCCGCTCCAGATTGTTCCACCAGATCAGCGGCGGGATGCTGATGCTCCACTGCCAGACCGGCCGCGTGATCTGCCAGAGCACTGCCCAGCGGTAGTCGCGATCGAGCGCGCCGCGGGTGTAGCCGGTGATGCCGCTCTCGATCAGCGCGTCGTGGTAGAGATTGAGCAGCAGCCGTTCGAGCGCCTGCCGTCGTTCCGGATACCAATGCATCGCCATCATGTAGGCGAGGTCGTGCGTCGGAACGTTGATGCTCCAAAGATCGAAATCGAAGATGCGCACGGTGTCAGCGACGCCCGCGCGCGGCAGCAGGAAATTCCAGACGTGGGCATCGCCATGCGTGATGCTGAGGTGGCGGCGTGAATGGTAACGCTGGGACAGCCGCTCCGACTGATCGATGAGCCGACGGTAGATAATCCGCCGCTCTTCGCTGAGGCGATCGCCGAGAAGATCGGCAAAGCGATCATAATGCCCCGCGAATGTCTCCATGCGCTCTGCGCTGTCCTCCGCGCTCGCCCAGGTGCCGACGGTGTCGCCGAGGCTCGGATGGTCCCACCAGGCCGCATGCCAGCGTGCCAGCATGGTAACAATGGCAAACGTCTGCTCGCGCGACGGCGGCACCGGCCAGGCCGTCGCGATCTCGTGGCTGTCGGTCAGATCCTCCAGCAACAGATGCCAGGCGAGGCTGTCCTCGTCGAAATGCCCGTCAAAGCAGCGCGGCACGAGTCCCGGCGGCATCTGCGGCACCAGCTGCGTGTAATAGTCCACCTCGCGCCGACCGCCATTGGCGAGGCGCTTGGCGAAAGCGACATTGGGAGTCTTGAGGATCAGCGACTGCGGAGCACCGGCGGATTCGCCGACATAGCGCAGGCCGAGCCTGACGATATGTGACACCACGGTGTCGCGCTTATGCAGCACCTTCGCTTCGCGCACGGCACCGGCGTCGAGCGCACCCGCCTTGCGCAGCGCGGCCGTCAGTCGGGCGGGCTCAACGACCGCCGGCAATTGTGGAGATGTCATGAACCACGATGCCCCTGTCCCGCGCCATACTGCACGATCACGTGCCCGGGCACCAGCGGCTGCCGCCGGCTCAGGCTGCGGCGGTCGAGTCGCGCACGGTCCGCACGACGACCGAACGCAGCTGCTCGAGATTGGCCGCCATCCCGGCGATCGCCTGCCTCACATCCGCGGCGCGCGCATTGACGGAGGCGGCATCGCGGCTGACGTCGCCGATCTTGGCCGAGACCTCCTGTGCGGCGGAGGCCGATTCGGAAATCGACCGCGTGATCTCCCGGGTCGCGGCATCCTGCTCTTCCATCGCGGCGGCAACCGAGGTCGCCACGCCATCGATCTCGACGATGTGGCTTCCCATGGCCTCGACGGCGTCGACCGCGGCCTGCGTCGAGGCCTGGATCTCGGCAATCAGCCGCCCGATCTCCTCGGTGGATTTTGCGGTCTGGTCGGACAGGGATTTCACTTCGGCGGCAACCACGGCGAAGCCGCGGCCGGCTTCGCCGGCGCGCGCCGCCTCGATCGTCGCG from Bradyrhizobium sp. CB1015 harbors:
- a CDS encoding ecdysteroid 22-kinase family protein yields the protein MTSPQLPAVVEPARLTAALRKAGALDAGAVREAKVLHKRDTVVSHIVRLGLRYVGESAGAPQSLILKTPNVAFAKRLANGGRREVDYYTQLVPQMPPGLVPRCFDGHFDEDSLAWHLLLEDLTDSHEIATAWPVPPSREQTFAIVTMLARWHAAWWDHPSLGDTVGTWASAEDSAERMETFAGHYDRFADLLGDRLSEERRIIYRRLIDQSERLSQRYHSRRHLSITHGDAHVWNFLLPRAGVADTVRIFDFDLWSINVPTHDLAYMMAMHWYPERRQALERLLLNLYHDALIESGITGYTRGALDRDYRWAVLWQITRPVWQWSISIPPLIWWNNLERVFAAVDDLGCEELLG